From a single Rutidosis leptorrhynchoides isolate AG116_Rl617_1_P2 chromosome 5, CSIRO_AGI_Rlap_v1, whole genome shotgun sequence genomic region:
- the LOC139849965 gene encoding uncharacterized protein, with product MEQNGTTNLRTRSKAAPDWTVEESLILVNEIAAIEADCGGTLSSFQKWKIIVQNCNVLDVNRNLNQCRRKWDSLLSDYKKIKQSGSRMVSFNSELFKAVEQYVRVYKDDYDSEAENDFDELPVAQSGILSYLRCYLSLVITPENRTMQQTAKPTRCLKSENDEVEECRSEQEVCQTDTVDESTRLVEVGREEHEQNIAEILRENAELIEAIANNKNATFDLTRINGDKIISCLSKIAFTLDELCKLQTGSVV from the exons ATGGAACAAAACGGAACCACCAATCTCCGAACACGATCAAAGGCAGCTCCCGATTGGACTGTTGAAGAATCCCTAATTTTAGTCAACGAAATTGCTGCAATCGAAGCTGATTGTGGTGGAACTCTATCTTCTTTCCAGAAATGGAAAATTATAGTCCAAAATTGCAATGTGTTAGATGTTAATCGGAATTTGAACCAGTGCAGGAGAAAATGGGATTCATTGTTATCTGATTATAAGAAGATTAAACAGTCTGGATCGAGAATGGTGAGTTTTAATAGTGAATTGTTTAAGGCGGTCGAACAGTATGTTAGGGTTTATAAAGATGATTATGATTCAGAGGCTGAAAATGACTTCGATGAGCTTCCAGTTGCGCAATCTGGTATATTAAGCTATCTCAGATGCTATTTGAGttta GTAATAACACCCGAGAATCGTACCATGCAACAGACAGCAAAGCCAACAAGATGTCTGAAAAGTGAAAACGATGAAGTTGAGGAATGCAGATCAGAGCAAGAGGTATGTCAGACAGATACCGTAGATGAAAGTACGAGGCTTGTTGAAGTCGGTCGAGAGGAGCATGAACAAAACATTGCTGAAATTCTGAGAGAAAATGCAGAACTAATTGAAGCTATTGCCAACAACAAAAATGCTACGTTCGATTTAACTAGGATCAATGGTGATAAGATTATAAGTTGCCTCAGCAAAATTGCATTCACCCTTGATGAGCTTTGCAAATTGCAAACTGGTTCAGTAGTTTAG
- the LOC139850617 gene encoding uncharacterized protein isoform X1 — protein sequence MGAKLLEIDATAIKFICEVKKQSTSSVHLTNISDEYVAFKVKTTSPKRFCVRPNSGIISPKSACDFTVTMQGLRSAPSEVECKDKFLIQSTVVDSGTKEEDVTLELFSKSSRKYVEEKKLKVILVSKQDLPPEEHKSKVVEKEPLNEAPVKEENVVKTDENVSQIHTEIEDVRDVKGALNLVNKEQEQSDYHDGNEQSSSKELKSKPVKVVKEDPQRKLRLRNQLKELKSRESLLENQLKEAKSTTSSLTCQNRLIIETKERLKLELDRRSKKGFSFSIVCMVSFIGLISGYISDP from the exons ATGGGCGCCAAATTGTTGGAAATCGATGCAACTGCAATCAAGTTTATAT GTGAGGTGAAGAAACAAAGTACCTCATCTGTTCACCTCACAAATATATCGGATGAATATGTTGCTTTTAAG GTGAAGACTACTTCACCAAAGAGATTCTGTGTAAGGCCTAATTCAGGGATCATTAGCCCAAAGTCAGCATGCGATTTCACAG TTACCATGCAAGGTCTAAGGTCAGCTCCATCTGAGGTGGAGTGCAAGGATAAATTCCTGATACAGAGCACAGTTGTCGATTCTGGGACCAAAGAGGAAGACGTTACTCTTGAATTA TTCTCCAAAAGTAGCCGAAAGTATGTCGAAGAGAAGAAGCTCAAGGTTATTTTAGTCAGCAAACAAGATTTACCCCCTGAGGAACACAAAAGTAAAGTGGTAGAGAAAGAACCATTGAATGAAGCTCCGGTCAAAGAAGAGAATGTGGTGAAAACAGACGAAAATGTTTCTCAAATCCATACG GAAATCGAAGATGTAAGGGATGTTAAAGGCGCTTTGAATTTAGTGAATAAAGAGCAAGAGCAATCTGATTATCATGAtgggaatgagcagagttcttcTAAAGAGTTGAAGTCGAAACCTGTAAAGGTTGTGAAAGAGGACCCACAAAGGAAGCTGAGATTGCGTAATCAACTCAAGGAATTGAAATCGAGGGAAAGTTTATTGGAAAATCAACTGAAAGAG GCCAAATCCACCACATCTAGCCTAACCTGTCAGAACCGCTTAATCATTGAAACAAAAGAGAGGCTTAAGCTAGAACTG GATAGGCGAAGTAAGAAAGGCTTTTCATTTTCAATCGTTTGCATGGTTTCTTTCATTGGTTTGATCAGCGGATACATTTCAGACCCTTAA
- the LOC139850617 gene encoding uncharacterized protein isoform X2, translating into MQLQSSLYYNFAGEVKKQSTSSVHLTNISDEYVAFKVKTTSPKRFCVRPNSGIISPKSACDFTVTMQGLRSAPSEVECKDKFLIQSTVVDSGTKEEDVTLELFSKSSRKYVEEKKLKVILVSKQDLPPEEHKSKVVEKEPLNEAPVKEENVVKTDENVSQIHTEIEDVRDVKGALNLVNKEQEQSDYHDGNEQSSSKELKSKPVKVVKEDPQRKLRLRNQLKELKSRESLLENQLKEAKSTTSSLTCQNRLIIETKERLKLELDRRSKKGFSFSIVCMVSFIGLISGYISDP; encoded by the exons ATGCAACTGCAATCAAGTTTATAT TATAATTTTGCAGGTGAGGTGAAGAAACAAAGTACCTCATCTGTTCACCTCACAAATATATCGGATGAATATGTTGCTTTTAAG GTGAAGACTACTTCACCAAAGAGATTCTGTGTAAGGCCTAATTCAGGGATCATTAGCCCAAAGTCAGCATGCGATTTCACAG TTACCATGCAAGGTCTAAGGTCAGCTCCATCTGAGGTGGAGTGCAAGGATAAATTCCTGATACAGAGCACAGTTGTCGATTCTGGGACCAAAGAGGAAGACGTTACTCTTGAATTA TTCTCCAAAAGTAGCCGAAAGTATGTCGAAGAGAAGAAGCTCAAGGTTATTTTAGTCAGCAAACAAGATTTACCCCCTGAGGAACACAAAAGTAAAGTGGTAGAGAAAGAACCATTGAATGAAGCTCCGGTCAAAGAAGAGAATGTGGTGAAAACAGACGAAAATGTTTCTCAAATCCATACG GAAATCGAAGATGTAAGGGATGTTAAAGGCGCTTTGAATTTAGTGAATAAAGAGCAAGAGCAATCTGATTATCATGAtgggaatgagcagagttcttcTAAAGAGTTGAAGTCGAAACCTGTAAAGGTTGTGAAAGAGGACCCACAAAGGAAGCTGAGATTGCGTAATCAACTCAAGGAATTGAAATCGAGGGAAAGTTTATTGGAAAATCAACTGAAAGAG GCCAAATCCACCACATCTAGCCTAACCTGTCAGAACCGCTTAATCATTGAAACAAAAGAGAGGCTTAAGCTAGAACTG GATAGGCGAAGTAAGAAAGGCTTTTCATTTTCAATCGTTTGCATGGTTTCTTTCATTGGTTTGATCAGCGGATACATTTCAGACCCTTAA
- the LOC139849966 gene encoding receptor-like cytosolic serine/threonine-protein kinase RBK2, whose product MAEEETKKSVIFAVGNKRIIFSNSCVPISLEDIGSSDQDEDHHDNDENDCEQPSPKNTSRSPSPPTSPKDDNSCSPSSKTSNAEADPDSSPHQWHGFLSRLKKGSASSLHGFHPSLHSIKRLTRKKSRKLTETIPALPNDLDGELHCFEASWINFSLSELKSATNNFSRDNLIGEGGYSEVYKGHLQDGQLIAVKRLIRGSPEEMTSDFLSELGILVHVKHPNISHIIGYGVEDGMYLVLPLSQHGSLASVLSGHKEKLDWEARYNIVLGTTSGLSYLHEGCQRRIIHRDIKAANILLSDDFVPKISDFGLAKWLPDQWLNLTVSQFEGTFGKILYFYIYIFTFFSNYSYLAPEIFMNGLIDEKTDVYAYGVLLLEIITGRPALDESQKSLIMWAKPLIASNKVEELLDPQLCGACNLDQLNCIVSVASLCIKHVPTERPKMSQVYKMLKGEKGVLEGSNKFQKRPAFRNGKSVDLSDLDLDPDLLHDDADVDRHNQIAMGTKNLSC is encoded by the exons ATGGCTGAAGAAGAAACAAAGAAAAGTGTTATATTTGCAGTTGGGAATAAGAGAATTATTTTCTCCAATTCATGTGTTCCAATTTCTCTTGAAG ATATTGGGTCTTCTGATCAAGATGAAGATCATCATGACAATGATGAAAACGACTGTGAACAACCTTCCCCAAAGAATACTAGTAGATCACCTTCACCTCCAACTTCTCCAAAAGACGACAATTCATGTTCGCCGTCTTCCAAAACCAGCAATGCAGAAGCCGATCCCGATTCATCTCCTCATCAATGGCATGGGTTCTTAAGTAGACTTAAAAAAGGTTCCGCCTCAAGCTTACATGGTTTCCATCCTAGTTTGCATTCCATCAAAAGGCTGACTAGGAAAAAAAGTAGAAAATTAACCGAGACAATACCAGCATTACCGAATGACTTAGATGGCGAGTTgcattgttttgaggcttcatgGATTAATTTCTCACTATCGGAACTCAAATCTGCAACCAACAACTTTAGCCGAG ATAACTTAATTGGAGAGGGAGGGTATTCAGAAGTTTACAAGGGTCATTTGCAAGATGGGCAACTTATAGCAGTTAAACGACTAATCAGGGGTTCACCTGAAGAAATGACATCAGATTTTTTATCCGAATTGGGAATTCTTGTTCACGTCAAACATCCGAATATTTCTCATATTATTGGCTATGGAGTTGAAGACGGAATGTATCTCGTTCTTCCTTTGTCTCAACATGGAAGCTTAGCATCTGTGCTTAGCG GTCATAAAGAAAAACTAGATTGGGAAGCACGATATAATATCGTGCTAGGCACCACTTCGGGTCTTTCTTATCTTCATGAAGGTTGTCAACGACGAATTATTCATAGAGATATCAAAGCAGCTAATATTTTGCTTTCAGACGATTTTGTACCTAAG ATTTCCGATTTCGGATTGGCAAAATGGCTCCCTGATCAATGGTTGAACCTTACTGTATCACAATTTGAAGGGACATTTGG AAAaatcctttatttttatatttatattttcacgTTTTTCTCGAATTATAGTTACCTTGCTCCTGAGATATTTATGAATGGTTTGATTGATGAGAAAACTGATGTGTACGCTTACGGTGTACTGTTATTGGAGATTATAACCGGACGCCCTGCTCTAGACGAATCACAAAAGAGTCTGATTATGTGG GCGAAACCTTTAATTGCCTCAAATAAAGTTGAAGAACTTCTTGATCCACAACTTTGTGGCGCTTGCAATTTGGACCAGCTGAACTGTATCGTGTCAGTTGCTTCACTATGCATAAAGCATGTTCCAACCGAACGTCCTAAAATGAGCCAG GTTTACAAGATGCTGAAAGGCGAAAAAGGTGTACTTGAAGGCAGCAATAAGTTTCAGAAAAGGCCTGCTTTCAGAAATGGGAAGTCAGTAGACCTAAGTGATTTAGACCTTGATCCCGACTTGCTACATGACGATGCTGATGTAGATCGACATAATCAAATCGCTATGGGGACTAAGAATTTATCTTGTTAG